Genomic DNA from Euwallacea similis isolate ESF13 chromosome 11, ESF131.1, whole genome shotgun sequence:
GAACGAGATATAGTGCTTATTCAATCAAGCGCGATAGAAGGGCCTCAGCTTCCATTTTATGGGCAAAAGGAACTTGTGACGACAACATATAGATATGTTTATTATATGCATGTGGTCAAAAAGTCTGATGTAAGTGAGacgatattttgtatttccCATTTCCACATGTAAAGAAAGCGTCAGCATGTCAAATTTCTGGATCATAGTAAGGCCTTGAAAACTTGCTTGTTTATTTGAATACCTTTTGCCAGATAATTTTTacatcaattaattatttttaggttaTATTTGGGTACAAATCTAGCCCCGAATTGTATTTGGAAGCCGTATGTTCCATACAAGCCAACTTTCACGGATTTAAGCGATTATACGCGATTTTAACCGCAGAGCTAATACAGTTGTCGCTGCTCTTAAGAGAAAACGTGACGTATAGTGTGTTCACGAATTCTCCAGAGTAGGTTTTAAAACAAACGGcgaattttcttattatttattttcttttataagaaaatacgAGAACATCTTCAACTACAAAGAACTGTATGCCCTGAAAAATCCGCATATAAGACAAGTTTTAGTAGTGGACCCCAACTCGGTATTCCAAGAAACGAATTTGCAGCCCTCATCGTTTGAACGGGAAGGCAAGGAGGAAGTTCTCACCAGATTCTGGGATGTGAGGTCGGGAATTGGTCGCTCTCCCGACAATGCAACCCTGAATTTTAGATTGAAGATCCATAAAAAAGACGGACAGTCTAGTAAACAATTTCCCTCACGTTTTCCTACGAGACACGACAATATACCCTATTTCGGAGTTGGAGGtgataataacaataatatggTCAAATCTAGTGTAATACTTATCTGGAATGCTATGTAAATATCTGTAGCTATTGTGACAAAACTGATGTCTAATGTAAACTCTGCCCTATCCATTCTTGTATATATTCTTaacaaacttttatattaGCCGACTTCCAACTTCGATTGATTTTTATGGAGGCGGGAACAGATACCACTGCAAACCAGTACATCGACACCTACTTAGCCAATCGAGAGAACCACGTGGTGTCTTTAGGATTAGTCAGTGGAGCGGTGGTTCAAATTAACCGAGTGCAGATCAACAAACGGCGGTATACCAAGCCCTCCATTTTCACCACTTTCGATGTAGTTGACTTCCAGGCTCCTTCTATGTGCGCCACCTGGTAAGAGatgatataaaatttgttgtgCCTACAAATTGCATTtcattgttaaaaaagttattgttcAACTTCGAAGCGATTTATTCCCTTTTCCTATCTCTTTTAAATTCCAAGTGTAGAATACCATCATAGACTAACTATAAAGTGAAGTTGAGTGTACCGTCTTccgatttcattttttcaaaataaaaaaaaggaagcgACAACACTGGTCATTCACGAACACATAACTTTTAGGGCCTTTTGCGTACGTGAAGCAGTTGATGTAGTTGTCATTCTGACAGCAAACTCTTGACAATTTATTGAATCAAAATATGATTTACTTCATGTATCATAACTTCTCAtgtaaatgatattttgattCGTTCTGCAGCACGTTTAATGACGGCTGGGTGCACTGGAGGGAGGAAGAGTCGACGACCCTTGCAAACTACATACCGACAAATTGTTTGGTAGCAGCAACGGTACTATTTCGAGCCGTGATGGACCTCGAAGTGTCACTGATTTGTGGACTTTGTCGTTTCTTACAGAAGAATGGGCAATATTGCTCTTGCTCTTCTCAACCAGAACTGCAAACATACATGGTGTAAGGGATTTTTTTGTGTCCGGCTTTGAAGTCGCTATCTCATTcgaggaaaattgaaatttgaaagaattgtaactgcttatttttaaagatagaACCCTCAACATGGTActtatttaaaactaattttcccCAGAGAGACAATTGCTATTGTCGATTTTGGGATAACTGTCATTTAActagaaaaaatctaaataaaaaaatactacttaatttttaaacataaaactatCTATATGGTGTTTTTACCAAGATTAATTGCGACAAATTATGAATCAGTAATATGACAGCATATACATACATTAACGTTCTTCGATAACTATAGaatctcaaaattttttactgtAGACAAAAGCTACATATTTTGATgctaaattatatttgaaatttgaattaactTGTGACAAATGTTTATTTAGATGGCAGCTAGAAGATGGGGTGAACCCGGCCTTCACAGTAGAAGTGAAGGATATTGAACTGTTGCTGAAACTCTTGAACTGGGACAAGAAGCTAGCAGTTGAGGCCCTTAAGGAGCTGTGCTACAAGTCGGGTCACGCCTCTGTGAATTTCCTACAGATTTCCGATCAGTTCTTAGCTCAGGTACGATAGCAAATCATGGTTATGTCTTTCACAGACAAATACTTGTATGCATATCCTCTCCCTTGATTAATCATTAAACCACACAAAACCATGATTTCATAGAAGTCAACTAACCTTGATTGAATGGAATATAGAATTAAGTGTTAATAGACTGAATGcctaaaaatgcaaaaaccaAGCCCCTGACATTTCATTGATTCAATTGATTGCTTGCTGATGAAGTCTTTTTTTCGTTGCAGGCAGAAAATAGCGGATTGGCAACAGAAAGACTGATTTGGATTGtgagaaatattaatttcaaattgccAATCCTGCTCAACGTCCTGTGTCTGAGACAAGAGGGCGAGCGAGTCAAGCCGTTCAGAGTGTTGAAGGTCAATTTTATCAGCACTTTATTTCCGGAACGGGTGTAAACTGAAAAAAGGATCTCATCGTTATAGCAAAATTGTCACCAGGTAAGAAAGTTCCGGTAAGATCAGTCAAGTTTGGGTTTGACATCGTTATTCTTAATACTGTTTTCAAAAACAAGTTATAACCAGAAAAAACGGGcttagattaattttttgcttgatTTCAGAACACTTGAGAAAACAACTCAAACTGCCTCTCAGCTTGATAAACAGATTGAGCTGATATtctggaaattgaaaaatgtcaatatGGGCGATCAAACTTTACTGAATATTTTGGATTACAAATGGTCGCAGGAGAGAAATGTTATGGAAAAACGAAGAAATTGGTGTATTTCTTGTTTCGCACACAGGACATTTGTGTTTCTGGGTGTCTATTTATCTACtagattttagtttttatatcTTTCGCCTGATATTTGTGTGCAAATAGTGATATAGttgttataaatatattttatacgtTTGAGCCCGGTTGTTTTATTTTCCGCCCGAATTTTGGAGATTAATTATAGCAATAAAGTGGATTTGTGatggaaaattttctatttctatcTCAATTTTGATGTTGCTACATAAATGTTGAGAACCTGGATGCAGgtgtcaaaaaatattaaagaaataaataaacaatgatAATAAAGGGCATATCTACCAGTATCGTTGGGATGAGAGACTGTAGTGAAGATATTTACAGCATCATAATCCCCAAACACTTTGCCAGTATTAATTCTAATTATTCTGCTTATAACCATGGTGGGCCACTAGTGTTCAGCGGGAGATTTATTACTAGCCTCGGAACTAGGGCACTCTAATAGT
This window encodes:
- the LOC136412163 gene encoding uncharacterized protein, whose translation is MGRLGRTVQNIIKGEVTKIIAELNYFEVEGHRVYVTPLYLPEFSPQVGDTVFLKDLEVFQLATKTAIIGKDSTFNRITIASQGIRQNVFDQEQFHDFFEYLEINNFYDNLNNIIQMDTFLRKVEILNVDAIGQQLFVKTLWKLLKSIWLKPDMKCIKLKLPRCLTRVRDQPRLYATFAKDFRHAFNTYPSKSYEIDESDDSAEIEFLCGVMVISHYHGYFMIYDPKTYLHVKFYVGAKNSYRFHNAFVLIKKYLLITEVMNDEQNVPLEYILVNERDIVLIQSSAIEGPQLPFYGQKELVTTTYRYVYYMHVVKKSDVIFGYKSSPELYLEAVCSIQANFHGFKRLYAILTAELIQLSLLLRENVTYSVFTNSPEKYENIFNYKELYALKNPHIRQVLVVDPNSVFQETNLQPSSFEREGKEEVLTRFWDVRSGIGRSPDNATLNFRLKIHKKDGQSSKQFPSRFPTRHDNIPYFGVGADFQLRLIFMEAGTDTTANQYIDTYLANRENHVVSLGLVSGAVVQINRVQINKRRYTKPSIFTTFDVVDFQAPSMCATCTFNDGWVHWREEESTTLANYIPTNCLVAATVLFRAVMDLEVSLICGLCRFLQKNGQYCSCSSQPELQTYMVWQLEDGVNPAFTVEVKDIELLLKLLNWDKKLAVEALKELCYKSGHASVNFLQISDQFLAQAENSGLATERLIWIVRNINFKLPILLNVLCLRQEGERVKPFRVLKVNFISTLFPERV